In Humulus lupulus chromosome 6, drHumLupu1.1, whole genome shotgun sequence, a single genomic region encodes these proteins:
- the LOC133785692 gene encoding uncharacterized protein LOC133785692, which yields MFSSILDVLEEITNDSLNSDKKYEASIMLQVVQSYDFVFSLHLVKNILGITNELSQVLQKGDQDIVNAMDLVKVCKEQLQIMRDNGWDSLVEEVSKFCVEFNIDVLNMDGMYCAQGKSRRRAPKLTNFHYFRIDFFNSVIDLQLQELNSRFNEANTELLLCVACLSPNNSFDSFDKEKLIRLAQLYPHDFSTVDLRVLEF from the coding sequence ATGTTTTCATCTATCCTTGATGTACTTGAGGAAATTACAAATGATAGTTTGAATAGTGACAAAAAATATGAAGCATCTATTATGTTACAAGTGGTGCAATCATATGACTTTGTGTTTAGTTTGCATTTGGTAAAAAATATACTTGGAATCACAAATGAGTTGTCGCAAGTCTTACAAAAAGGTGATCAAGATATTGTGAATGCCATGGATTTAGTTAAAGTATGCAAGGAGCAATTACAAATAATGAGAGATAATGGATGGGATTCCTTAGTAGAAGAAGTTTCTAAGTTTTGTGTGGAATTCAATATCGATGTTCTAAATATGGATGGAATGTATTGTGCTCAAGGAAAATCACGACGTAGAGCTCCGAAGCTTACAAATTTTCACTATTTTCGTATTGATTTTTTCAACAGTGTGATAGATTTACAACTACAAGAGCTAAATAGTCGTTTTAATGAGGCTAACACTGAGTTGTTACTTTGTGTAGCATGTTTGTCTCCAAATAATTCTTTTGATTCTTTTGACAAGGAAAAGCTAATTCGTCTTGCTCAGCTCTATCCTCATGATTTTTCTACAGTGGATTTGAGGGTACTTGAATTTTAA
- the LOC133785691 gene encoding uncharacterized protein LOC133785691 produces the protein MTGSGTTFSKGIERYYKRIDPNLSHPPAPKVDIDCSTKSHCSTKRHCISIDMSDLPTDPGLRIPISDYSLNIQDQIRRHYLQQGPCQPKNHKFLLKLFGGVERRFNIEWYDQFPTWLEYSIDKNSAFCLYCYLFKQNNGKQGGGEIFVSKGFSNWKKTETFANHVGKHDSSHYECYKKCEALMNEKQQIQHIFVKKNDKDRKSYRVRLTASVDSIRFLLRQGLAFRGHDESEDSNNQGNFLELLNFLADHNEEVRAVASKNAPENLRLTSPRIQKDIVNACAIETIDVIIKDMGDAVFSILVDESRDVSIKEQMVVMFCYVDKRGYVIERFIGIEHVPNTTAISLKIAIDKLSSKHGLSISRLRGQGYDGASNMSGEFNGLKSIIMKENECAFFVHCFAHQLQLALMGVAKKHDLIGTFLTVVSNVVNIVGASSKRRDILREKQAQKVIEALKSGQLSSGKGLNHENGIKRPCDT, from the exons ATGACTGGATCTGGGACCACATTTTCAAAAG GTATTGAAAGATATTATAAAAGAATTGATCCAAATTTATCACATCCTCCGGCACCGAAAGTAGATATTGATTGCAGTACAAAAAGCCATTGCAGTACAAAGAGACATTGCATCTCAATTGATATGAGTGATCTTCCTACTGATCCTGGACTGCGAATTCCAATTTCAGATTATAGCCTGAATATTCAAGATCAAATTCGAAGACATTATTTGCAGCAAGGGCCTTGTCAACCAAAAAATCATAAATTTCTTCTGAAACTTTTTGGAGGCGTGGAGCGTCGGTTCAACATTGAATGGTATGATCAATTTCCTACTTGGTTAGAGTATAGCATCGATAAAAATTCCGCATTTTGTCTATATTGTTATCTTTTTAAGCAAAATAATGGAAAACAAGGTGGTGGTGAGATATTTGTTAGTAAGGGTTTTTCAAATTGGAAGAAAACAGAAACATTTGCAAATCATGTTGGAAAACATGATAGTTCTCATTACGAATGTTACAAGAAATGTGAAGCCTTGATGAATGAAAAACAACAAATTCAACACATTTTTGTCAAGAAAAACGACAAAGATCGAAAAAGTTACCGTGTTCGATTAACTGCATCAGTTGACAGTATTCGATTTCTTCTACGACAAGGTCTTGCATTTCGTGGTCATGATGAGTCTGAAGATTCTAATAATCAAGGTAACTTTCTTGAACTGTTAAATTTTTTGGCTGATCATAATGAGGAAGTTAGAGCTGTTGCTTCGAAAAATGCTCCTGAAAACCTTAGATTGACTTCCCCAAGGATTCAGAAAGACATTGTAAATGCATGTGCTATTGAAACAATTGATGTTATTATTAAAGACATGGGAGATGCTGTATTTTCTATTTTAGTTGATGAATCTCGTGATGTATCTATAAAGGAGCAAATGGTTGTAATGTTTTGTTATGTGGACAAGAGAGGGTATGTGATTGAACGATTCATAGGCATTGAACATGTTCCAAATACAACAGCAATCTCACTAAAAATAGCAATTGATAAGCTATCTTCAAAGCATGGGTTGAGCATATCTAGACTACGAGGTCAGGGATATGATGGAGCTAGTAACATGAGTGGAGAATTCAATGGTTTGAAGAGTATTATCATGAAGGAGAATGAATGTGCTTTTTTTGTTCACTGTTTTGCTCATCAGCTTCAATTAGCACTCATGGGTGTAGCcaaaaaacatgatttaatag gtaCTTTTCTCACTGTGGTATCCAATGTGGTGAATATTGTTGGAGCATCATCTAAGCGTCGTGACATTCTTCGAGAAAAACAAGCTCAGAAAGTCATTGAAGCCTTAAAAAGTGGACAACTTTCAAGTGGAAAAGGCTTAAATCATGAAAATGGGATTAAGCGTCCATGTGATACATGA